A portion of the Bubalus kerabau isolate K-KA32 ecotype Philippines breed swamp buffalo chromosome 1, PCC_UOA_SB_1v2, whole genome shotgun sequence genome contains these proteins:
- the HNRNPH1 gene encoding heterogeneous nuclear ribonucleoprotein H isoform X4 — protein sequence MMLGTEGGEGFVVKVRGLPWSCSADEVQRFFSDCKIQNGAQGIRFIYTREGRPSGEAFVELESEDEVKLALKKDRETMGHRYVEVFKSNNVEMDWVLKHTGPNSPDTANDGFVRLRGLPFGCSKEEIVQFFSGLEIVPNGITLPVDFQGRSTGEAFVQFASQEIAEKALKKHKERIGHRYIEIFKSSRAEVRTHYDPPRKLMAMQRPGPYDRPGAGRGYNSIGRGAGFERMRRGAYGGGYGGYDDYNGYNDGYGFGSDRFGRDLNYCFSGMSDHRYGDGGSTFQSTTGHCVHMRGLPYRATENDIYNFFSPLNPVRVHIEIGPDGRVTGEADVEFATHEDAVAAMSKDKANMQHRYVELFLNSTAGASGGAYGSQMLGGMGLSNQSSYGGPASQQLSGGYGGGYGGQSSMSGYGSQGAVNSSYYSSGSRTSVGVNGMGGMSSMSSMSGGWGM from the exons ATGATGTTGGGCACCGAAGGCGGTGAGGGGTTCGTGGTGAAGGTCCGGGGCTTGCCTTGGTCTTGCTCTGCAGACGAAGTGCAGCGGTTTTTTTCTG ACTGCAAAATTCAAAATGGGGCTCAAGGTATTCGTTTCATCTACACCAGAGAAGGCAGACCGAGTGGCGAGGCTTTTGTTGAACTTGAATCAGAAGATGAAGTCAAATTGGCCctgaaaaaagacagagaaactatGGGACACAGATATGTTGAAG TATTCAAGTCAAACAACGTTGAAATGGATTGGGTGTTGAAGCATACTGGTCCAAATAGTCCTGACACGGCCAATGATGGCTTTGTACGGCTTAGAGGACTCCCATTTGGATGTAGCAAGGAAGAAATTGTTCAGTTCTTCTCAG GGTTGGAAATCGTGCCAAATGGGATAACATTGCCGGTGGACTTCCAGGGGAGGAGTACGGGGGAGGCCTTCGTGCAGTTTGCTTCACAGGAAATAGCTGAAAAGGCTCTAAAGAAACACAAGGAAAGAATAGGGCACAG GTATATCGAAATCTTTAAGAGCAGTCGAGCTGAAGTTAGAACTCACTATGATCCACCACGAAAACTTATGGCCATGCAGCGACCAGGTCCCTATGACAGACCTGGGGCTGGCAGAGGGTATAACAGCATTGGAAGAGGAGCTGGCTTTGAAAGGATGAGGCGTGGTGCTTATGGTGGAG GTTATGGAGGCTATGATGATTATAATGGCTATAATGATGGCTATGGATTTGGGTCAGATAGATTCGGAAGAG ACCTCAATTACTGTTTTTCAGGAATGTCAGATCACAGATACGGGGATGGTGGCTCTACTTTCCAGAGCACAACAGGACACTGTGTTCACATGCGGGGGTTACCTTACAGAGCTACTGAGAACGACATTTATAAC TTTTTTTCACCACTCAACCCTGTGAGAGTACATATTGAAATTGGTCCTGATGGCAGAGTAACTGGTGAAGCAGATGTCGAGTTTGCAACTCACGAAGATGCTGTGGCAGCTATGTCAAAAGACAAAGCAAATATGC aaCACAGATATGTAGAACTCTTCTTGAATTCTACAGCAGGAGCAAGCGGTGGTGCTTACGGTAGCCAAATgctaggaggcatgggtttgt CAAACCAGTCCAGTTACGGTGGCCCGGCCAGCCAGCAGCTGAGTGGTGGTTATGGAGGCGGCTATGGTGGCCAGAGCAGCATGAGTGGATACG
- the HNRNPH1 gene encoding heterogeneous nuclear ribonucleoprotein H isoform X5, with the protein MMLGTEGGEGFVVKVRGLPWSCSADEVQRFFSDCKIQNGAQGIRFIYTREGRPSGEAFVELESEDEVKLALKKDRETMGHRYVEVFKSNNVEMDWVLKHTGPNSPDTANDGFVRLRGLPFGCSKEEIVQFFSGLEIVPNGITLPVDFQGRSTGEAFVQFASQEIAEKALKKHKERIGHRYIEIFKSSRAEVRTHYDPPRKLMAMQRPGPYDRPGAGRGYNSIGRGAGFERMRRGAYGGGYGGYDDYNGYNDGYGFGSDRFGRDLNYCFSGMSDHRYGDGGSTFQSTTGHCVHMRGLPYRATENDIYNFFSPLNPVRVHIEIGPDGRVTGEADVEFATHEDAVAAMSKDKANMQHRYVELFLNSTAGASGGAYEHRYVELFLNSTAGASGGAYGSQMMGGMGLSNQSSYGGPASQQLSGGYGGGYGGQSSMSGYDQVLQENSSDFQSNIA; encoded by the exons ATGATGTTGGGCACCGAAGGCGGTGAGGGGTTCGTGGTGAAGGTCCGGGGCTTGCCTTGGTCTTGCTCTGCAGACGAAGTGCAGCGGTTTTTTTCTG ACTGCAAAATTCAAAATGGGGCTCAAGGTATTCGTTTCATCTACACCAGAGAAGGCAGACCGAGTGGCGAGGCTTTTGTTGAACTTGAATCAGAAGATGAAGTCAAATTGGCCctgaaaaaagacagagaaactatGGGACACAGATATGTTGAAG TATTCAAGTCAAACAACGTTGAAATGGATTGGGTGTTGAAGCATACTGGTCCAAATAGTCCTGACACGGCCAATGATGGCTTTGTACGGCTTAGAGGACTCCCATTTGGATGTAGCAAGGAAGAAATTGTTCAGTTCTTCTCAG GGTTGGAAATCGTGCCAAATGGGATAACATTGCCGGTGGACTTCCAGGGGAGGAGTACGGGGGAGGCCTTCGTGCAGTTTGCTTCACAGGAAATAGCTGAAAAGGCTCTAAAGAAACACAAGGAAAGAATAGGGCACAG GTATATCGAAATCTTTAAGAGCAGTCGAGCTGAAGTTAGAACTCACTATGATCCACCACGAAAACTTATGGCCATGCAGCGACCAGGTCCCTATGACAGACCTGGGGCTGGCAGAGGGTATAACAGCATTGGAAGAGGAGCTGGCTTTGAAAGGATGAGGCGTGGTGCTTATGGTGGAG GTTATGGAGGCTATGATGATTATAATGGCTATAATGATGGCTATGGATTTGGGTCAGATAGATTCGGAAGAG ACCTCAATTACTGTTTTTCAGGAATGTCAGATCACAGATACGGGGATGGTGGCTCTACTTTCCAGAGCACAACAGGACACTGTGTTCACATGCGGGGGTTACCTTACAGAGCTACTGAGAACGACATTTATAAC TTTTTTTCACCACTCAACCCTGTGAGAGTACATATTGAAATTGGTCCTGATGGCAGAGTAACTGGTGAAGCAGATGTCGAGTTTGCAACTCACGAAGATGCTGTGGCAGCTATGTCAAAAGACAAAGCAAATATGC aaCACAGATATGTAGAACTCTTCTTGAATTCTACAGCAGGAGCAAGCGGTGGTGCTTACG AACACAGATATGTAGAACTCTTCTTGAATTCTACAGCAGGAGCAAGCGGTGGTGCTTATGGTAGCCAAATGATGGGAGGCATGGGCTTGT CAAACCAGTCCAGTTACGGTGGCCCGGCCAGCCAGCAGCTGAGTGGTGGTTATGGAGGCGGCTATGGTGGCCAGAGCAGCATGAGTGGATACG ACCAAGTTTTACAGGAAAACTCCAGTGATTTTCAATCAAACATTGCATag